In a single window of the Bacillus clarus genome:
- a CDS encoding FAD-dependent oxidoreductase, which produces MKSNYVPVLIVGGGLSGLASALFLAKHKIDYLLIERHPTTAIHPKAGGITFRTMELFRGLGLEKRIKSAGKVLENCRGRIAVHTIAEGNAEELERIKTLQYESDEKLSRKIEEVSPSKITACYQITLEAMMLQKAQQLGGKQWFHHELVSYEQSDSGVVATIRNRETKKEDTIHCDYVIAADGAKSKIRKQLGILSEGRGTIGGHYMNIYFEADLSEFIKGDAVGFSMILHPEVLGALIPVDNVSKWIYHVAYDPIKGEQPKDFTIERCKRIIQTAIGSTNIDPEIVSVLPWEATESTAAKFQDNRVFLVGDSAHIMPPTGGFGSNTGIQDAHNLAWKLAAVIKGKANPKLLETYHEERYPVAKLTTGYASSILFRAANRDEGNLNNMDSLAVTVGYQYCSEAIIDESTTPHRMDIVDLNGRPGTRAPHFWGTYEGNKVSILDLLGSNFVLLTGAVHSAWTEAAHVVSSRLGVNIKVYLVGLTGDFIDQDNAFRKLYGIEHEGAIVIRPDGFIGWRTENVVLKPNVVLEEVMNNLLCNF; this is translated from the coding sequence ATGAAATCGAATTATGTGCCAGTTTTAATTGTTGGAGGAGGTTTATCAGGGTTAGCTTCTGCATTATTTCTTGCAAAACATAAAATTGATTATTTGCTTATTGAAAGGCATCCAACTACTGCAATTCATCCGAAAGCAGGAGGGATTACTTTTCGCACAATGGAGTTATTTCGAGGATTAGGTCTAGAAAAAAGAATTAAATCAGCTGGTAAAGTATTGGAGAATTGCCGCGGAAGAATTGCGGTTCATACAATAGCTGAGGGGAATGCTGAGGAATTAGAGCGGATCAAAACGTTGCAGTATGAAAGTGATGAGAAGTTAAGTCGGAAAATTGAAGAGGTTAGTCCATCGAAGATAACAGCTTGTTATCAAATTACTTTAGAAGCAATGATGCTGCAAAAAGCTCAACAATTAGGTGGAAAGCAATGGTTTCATCATGAACTGGTTTCTTATGAACAAAGCGATAGTGGGGTAGTGGCGACTATTCGAAATCGTGAGACGAAAAAAGAGGACACTATTCATTGTGATTATGTCATCGCAGCAGATGGGGCGAAAAGTAAAATACGTAAACAGTTAGGTATTTTATCCGAGGGCCGTGGTACAATCGGCGGTCATTATATGAATATTTACTTCGAAGCTGATTTGAGTGAATTTATAAAAGGAGACGCAGTTGGTTTTTCTATGATACTGCATCCAGAAGTTCTAGGTGCGCTTATTCCGGTCGATAACGTAAGTAAATGGATTTACCATGTAGCTTATGATCCAATAAAAGGAGAGCAACCAAAGGATTTCACTATAGAACGATGTAAACGAATTATTCAAACAGCAATTGGGAGTACGAATATTGACCCGGAAATAGTTAGTGTTTTACCGTGGGAAGCGACTGAAAGTACAGCCGCAAAGTTTCAAGACAACCGCGTCTTTTTAGTTGGTGATTCTGCACATATTATGCCGCCAACGGGAGGATTTGGATCAAATACTGGGATACAAGATGCCCATAATTTAGCTTGGAAATTAGCGGCTGTTATAAAAGGAAAAGCAAATCCAAAATTATTAGAAACATACCACGAAGAGAGATATCCAGTTGCGAAATTAACGACGGGCTATGCGAGTAGCATATTATTTCGTGCTGCGAATAGAGATGAAGGTAATTTGAATAATATGGATAGTTTAGCTGTTACTGTTGGTTATCAGTATTGTTCAGAAGCGATTATAGATGAAAGTACAACTCCACATAGAATGGATATAGTAGATCTGAACGGACGACCAGGAACGCGTGCGCCACATTTTTGGGGAACGTACGAAGGAAATAAAGTTTCTATACTTGATTTATTAGGTAGCAATTTTGTGTTACTTACTGGAGCAGTGCATAGTGCTTGGACAGAAGCTGCGCATGTTGTTTCATCCCGATTAGGAGTAAATATAAAAGTGTACCTGGTTGGTTTAACTGGAGATTTCATCGATCAAGATAACGCTTTTAGAAAATTATATGGGATAGAACATGAAGGAGCGATAGTAATAAGACCAGATGGATTTATTGGGTGGCGTACGGAAAACGTGGTATTAAAGCCGAATGTAGTGCTTGAAGAGGTAATGAACAATTTATTATGTAATTTTTAA
- a CDS encoding DUF2871 family protein encodes MKKLYNASFTYLIIGLLSGIFAREYAKSKGIIGSTLLNLLHTHTLVLGFLFFLIALGLAKVFAFHEVKGFNKWFIVHNIALTLTLGSMATRGLLQLNGADFKGLTYIVGISHSMMGFSLVWFMILLKKSFIKK; translated from the coding sequence ATGAAAAAATTATATAATGCATCGTTTACTTATTTAATTATTGGTTTATTGTCAGGGATATTTGCGAGGGAGTATGCAAAATCTAAAGGGATTATAGGATCAACATTGTTAAATCTTTTACATACGCATACGTTAGTACTTGGATTTTTATTCTTTTTAATTGCTTTAGGGTTAGCAAAAGTATTCGCGTTTCATGAAGTGAAAGGATTTAATAAATGGTTTATCGTACATAATATTGCATTAACTTTAACGTTGGGTTCAATGGCAACGAGAGGGCTCCTTCAACTGAATGGCGCTGATTTTAAAGGATTAACTTATATAGTAGGAATTTCTCATTCTATGATGGGATTTAGTTTAGTTTGGTTTATGATTTTATTGAAGAAATCATTCATAAAAAAGTGA
- a CDS encoding glycosyltransferase, with product MVSAHPSVLTTYLFVSQKKSWEGLQNMIDLLEEFGITVKTCEPDCALLNIYPKQPRIYVSVGSQWEEFQTLKGLPFHERKRWLHFESLNQIQPFKLFYAWLEYTDPLPENKTLHLTSCSSDTPLVSVFTASYRSKEKIQRPYHSLLNQTYSNWEWVIVDDSGDGDESYNQYLSKLNDSRIRRYRQDANTGYIGAVKRYAAGLCTGEILVELDHDDELTPDCLEKIVRAFQENPECGFVYGDSAEVYVENNHSHWYGWDCGFGYSMYYRVWVHEMNRWQNAYKQTVINGKTITHLVGLPNHPRAWTRDCYHQIGGHREELLVADDYDILVRTFLCTKYVAIPDLLYIQYRNEGGDNSTFLRNKQIQILCKELESYYHERIYKRVKELGLPDSLPYSRIWETDIEHPARRSAHIIHEDKSKRSMLFPIPYGSPETEHTELFKTIQEGIENNFNDIEIVIVGRIPEEIEKFASQAPKGAIRWWPMEPEDSLETCIKYAEFCTSCEKKQIVLP from the coding sequence ATGGTTTCGGCACATCCTTCAGTATTAACGACGTATTTATTTGTTTCGCAGAAGAAGTCTTGGGAGGGTCTACAAAATATGATAGATCTTCTTGAAGAATTTGGTATAACAGTGAAAACTTGCGAACCAGATTGTGCATTATTAAATATTTATCCTAAGCAGCCTCGTATCTATGTTTCAGTGGGATCGCAGTGGGAAGAATTTCAAACTCTAAAGGGACTACCATTTCACGAAAGAAAACGGTGGTTACATTTTGAATCTCTTAATCAGATACAACCATTTAAACTGTTTTATGCTTGGCTTGAATATACGGATCCCCTCCCGGAAAATAAAACCCTTCATTTAACAAGTTGTTCATCCGATACGCCTTTAGTTTCTGTGTTTACAGCTAGCTATAGATCCAAAGAAAAAATTCAACGGCCTTATCATTCTTTACTTAATCAAACGTATTCGAATTGGGAATGGGTAATCGTTGATGATTCGGGTGATGGGGATGAGTCATATAATCAATATTTAAGTAAGCTAAATGATTCTAGGATAAGAAGGTATCGTCAGGATGCAAATACAGGCTATATAGGGGCAGTGAAACGCTATGCAGCAGGACTGTGTACAGGAGAAATTTTGGTTGAATTAGATCATGATGATGAATTAACTCCTGACTGTTTAGAGAAAATTGTTCGTGCATTTCAGGAAAATCCTGAGTGTGGTTTTGTGTATGGGGATAGTGCAGAAGTTTATGTGGAAAACAATCACTCTCATTGGTACGGTTGGGATTGTGGATTTGGATATAGTATGTATTATCGGGTATGGGTACATGAAATGAACAGATGGCAAAATGCTTATAAACAAACTGTAATTAACGGAAAGACCATTACGCATTTAGTGGGATTGCCGAATCATCCTCGTGCATGGACTAGGGACTGTTATCATCAAATTGGGGGACATCGAGAAGAGCTACTAGTTGCAGATGATTATGATATATTGGTTCGAACATTCCTTTGTACAAAATATGTAGCAATTCCCGATTTACTTTATATTCAATATCGAAATGAAGGCGGAGATAATTCTACTTTTCTCAGAAATAAACAAATTCAAATACTTTGTAAAGAATTAGAAAGTTATTATCATGAGAGAATATATAAGCGAGTAAAAGAACTTGGTTTGCCAGATTCTCTCCCATATAGTCGTATATGGGAAACAGATATAGAGCATCCTGCTAGAAGATCAGCTCATATTATTCATGAGGATAAATCAAAACGTTCAATGTTATTTCCAATTCCTTATGGTAGTCCTGAAACGGAACATACTGAGTTATTTAAAACCATTCAGGAAGGAATAGAAAATAATTTCAATGATATTGAAATAGTGATTGTAGGGAGAATTCCAGAGGAAATTGAGAAATTCGCATCGCAAGCACCTAAAGGCGCTATTAGGTGGTGGCCAATGGAACCGGAAGATTCATTAGAAACATGTATTAAGTATGCTGAATTTTGTACATCATGTGAGAAGAAACAAATTGTTTTACCATGA
- a CDS encoding FAD-binding oxidoreductase: MGITTERLVNELKDILPEDRVVVNTTVRELHSQDESYHTSSLPDVVVFPKTTEEVSKIMKIASQHRKPVVPFGVGSSLEGHIIPYEKGITIDFSLMNKILEIRENDFLVKVQPGVTRSQLNKELKKYGLFFSVDPGADATLGGMAATNASGTTAVKYGVMRDQVRDLEVVLADGTVIHTGNLAAKSSSGYHLNGIFVGSEGTLGCFTELTLKVYGIPEHIMAARASFPSINDAVEAVIDILQAGIPIARIELVDELSMRQVNHYSETNYREEPTLFLEFHGNEAGLKQDIEFTKEIVLDHKCKEITFETETAARNKLWDARHNLAYSYVHSYPGKKLMSTDVCLPISELAGAIQHAKETLDRVRIIGGILGHVGDGNFHVLLMIDLNDKDEVKKADEINESIVLYALKRGGTCTGEHGVGIGKQKYQEEEHGTAFFIMEKIKKALDPQNILNPNKIFKLKGKE; this comes from the coding sequence ATGGGAATAACAACTGAACGTTTAGTGAACGAATTAAAGGATATACTTCCTGAAGATCGAGTAGTAGTCAATACGACAGTAAGAGAGTTACATAGTCAAGATGAATCGTACCATACGAGCAGTTTACCAGATGTAGTTGTATTTCCGAAAACGACAGAAGAGGTTAGCAAAATAATGAAAATCGCGAGTCAGCATAGGAAGCCTGTAGTTCCATTTGGAGTAGGTTCAAGTTTAGAAGGACATATAATTCCATATGAAAAGGGGATTACAATTGATTTTTCACTTATGAACAAAATACTTGAAATAAGGGAGAACGATTTTCTTGTGAAAGTACAACCGGGAGTGACTCGTTCGCAGTTAAATAAAGAATTGAAAAAGTATGGTTTGTTTTTTAGTGTGGATCCAGGAGCAGATGCAACATTAGGAGGAATGGCTGCTACGAATGCGAGTGGAACGACGGCGGTAAAGTATGGTGTGATGCGTGATCAAGTTCGTGATTTAGAAGTTGTTCTTGCGGATGGAACGGTTATACATACGGGGAATTTAGCTGCGAAGTCATCATCAGGTTATCATTTAAATGGTATTTTCGTAGGATCAGAGGGAACACTCGGTTGTTTTACAGAGCTAACGCTAAAAGTATATGGTATACCGGAACATATTATGGCGGCGAGAGCATCGTTTCCATCAATAAATGATGCGGTAGAAGCTGTTATTGATATTTTACAAGCAGGGATTCCAATCGCAAGAATTGAGCTTGTTGATGAACTTTCAATGCGGCAAGTAAACCATTACAGTGAAACAAACTATAGAGAAGAGCCAACATTATTTTTAGAGTTTCATGGTAATGAGGCAGGTCTTAAGCAAGATATTGAATTTACGAAAGAAATTGTTCTAGACCATAAATGTAAAGAAATTACTTTTGAAACAGAAACAGCAGCGAGAAATAAATTATGGGATGCACGTCACAATTTAGCGTATTCTTACGTTCATAGTTACCCTGGTAAAAAATTGATGAGTACGGATGTTTGTTTACCTATCTCAGAATTAGCTGGTGCTATACAACATGCAAAAGAAACATTAGATAGGGTTCGTATTATCGGGGGTATTCTTGGCCATGTAGGAGACGGGAATTTCCACGTTCTCTTAATGATTGATCTAAACGATAAAGATGAAGTGAAAAAAGCGGACGAAATAAACGAAAGTATCGTCCTGTATGCTCTTAAACGAGGCGGAACGTGCACAGGAGAACACGGTGTTGGAATAGGAAAGCAAAAGTATCAAGAAGAAGAACACGGGACTGCGTTCTTTATAATGGAGAAAATAAAGAAAGCTCTTGATCCGCAAAATATTTTGAATCCGAATAAAATTTTTAAGCTAAAAGGTAAGGAATGA
- a CDS encoding FMN-binding negative transcriptional regulator, with the protein MYIPKYFAIQDEEMEYEIIEQNGFATLFSQHNGAPYVTHLPLLLNREACMLYGHFARPNEQWKDSENQQVLAVFQGPHSYISPSWYETNKAVPTWNYVAVHVYGELEIVEDEQELIDSLQDLVYQYEDPKSSYSLNDVDPNYIKGLSKGIVSFRIKINKIEGKAKLSQNHSVERQKLVIEELERVGSEGSRGIAELMKENFLLY; encoded by the coding sequence ATGTATATACCTAAATATTTCGCTATTCAAGATGAAGAGATGGAGTATGAAATTATTGAACAAAATGGTTTTGCAACTTTATTTTCTCAACATAACGGAGCTCCGTACGTAACGCATTTACCGTTATTGTTAAATAGAGAAGCTTGCATGTTATACGGTCATTTTGCGCGTCCAAATGAGCAATGGAAAGATAGTGAAAATCAACAAGTGCTAGCTGTTTTTCAAGGACCACATAGTTATATCTCTCCTTCATGGTATGAAACAAATAAAGCAGTACCAACATGGAACTATGTTGCTGTTCATGTATATGGTGAATTAGAAATTGTAGAAGATGAACAAGAATTAATAGATTCTCTTCAAGATTTAGTATATCAATATGAAGATCCAAAGAGCTCCTATTCATTGAATGATGTAGATCCGAATTATATTAAAGGATTAAGTAAAGGAATAGTTAGTTTCAGAATAAAGATTAATAAAATAGAAGGAAAAGCGAAGTTAAGTCAAAATCATTCTGTAGAGAGACAAAAATTAGTTATAGAGGAACTGGAGAGAGTTGGTAGTGAGGGGAGTAGGGGGATTGCGGAGTTGATGAAAGAAAATTTCCTCCTATATTAA
- a CDS encoding DUF4260 domain-containing protein, translated as MEKRIIHFEGLIILLAAIYMYALNGFSWLLFIVLLFAPDLSMLAYAINNRVGAQIYNVFHTYIVSILLILIGVYLKVDVVLMVGLIWTAHIGMDRMFGYGLKYKTDFKDTHIQRL; from the coding sequence TTGGAGAAACGAATTATACATTTTGAAGGATTGATCATTTTATTAGCTGCGATTTATATGTATGCATTAAATGGATTTAGTTGGCTATTATTTATTGTACTACTTTTCGCGCCTGATCTATCAATGCTAGCATATGCCATTAATAATCGTGTCGGTGCACAGATTTATAATGTGTTTCATACGTACATTGTATCGATATTACTTATTTTAATAGGTGTCTATCTAAAGGTGGATGTAGTTTTAATGGTTGGCTTAATATGGACAGCACATATTGGGATGGATCGCATGTTTGGATATGGATTGAAATATAAAACGGATTTTAAAGATACTCATATTCAGAGGCTATAA
- a CDS encoding YaiI/YqxD family protein: MKIYVDADACPVKDIIISEGTNAEIPVILVTSFSHFSNAEQPSGVEKIYVDSGADAADYRIMKLAEKGDIIVTQDYGLASLGLAKGCTVLHHNGYSYTNENIDQLLQTRYLSAMARKSGKRTKGPKPFTSEDREKFRALFKRAISL, translated from the coding sequence ATGAAAATTTATGTTGATGCAGATGCTTGTCCGGTAAAAGATATTATTATCTCTGAAGGTACGAATGCTGAAATTCCTGTTATCCTTGTTACTAGCTTTTCTCATTTTTCTAATGCGGAACAACCATCAGGGGTGGAAAAGATTTATGTTGATTCTGGAGCAGATGCTGCGGATTATCGGATTATGAAGTTAGCAGAAAAAGGAGATATAATCGTTACGCAAGATTATGGTCTTGCTTCGCTAGGTTTAGCAAAAGGGTGTACGGTTCTTCACCATAATGGGTATAGCTATACGAATGAAAACATTGACCAATTATTACAAACACGTTATTTGAGTGCAATGGCTCGAAAAAGTGGAAAGCGTACAAAGGGGCCAAAACCATTTACATCAGAAGATAGGGAGAAATTTAGGGCGCTTTTTAAAAGAGCGATTTCACTTTAA
- the ppsA gene encoding phosphoenolpyruvate synthase: MSSLVLGFQEMKKTQLLLVGGKGLNLGELSKIEGIQVPEGFCVTTVGYQKAIEQNETYHALLDRLTMLKVEDRDQIGEICREIRQIIMGVEIPSDVVKAVTHYLSQFGDEHAYAVRSSATAEDLPHASFAGQQDTYLNIIGKEAIMQHISKCWASLFTDRAVIYRMQNGFDHSQVYLSVIVQRMIFPQASGILFTADPITSNRKLLSIDASYGLGEALVSGLVTADCYKVQEDEIVVKMIATKKLAIYGRKEGGTEARQIDPDQQKTQTLTEQQILQLARIGRQIEAYFGCPQDIEWCLVDDTFYIVQSRPITTLYPIPEVNDQENHVYVSVGHQQMMTAPLKPLGMSLFQLTSFGPRFKAGGRLFVDITHNLASSVSRKTIIDTLGQSDPLIKDALMTIIERGDFIKSLPNDKKELSPGKSNKGMSSAGFQAQIENDPTVIFDLIKSSETSIKELKQNIQTKSGSDLFDFILEDIQQLKKILFDPQSLGVIMAAMNASTWINEKMNKWLGEKNVADTLSLSAPNNITSEMGLALLDVADVIRSYPEVIEYLQHVKDDNFLDELVKFDGGQETQDAIYTYLSKYGMRCAGEIDITKTRWIERPTTLIPMILSNIKDFEPNAGKRKFEQGLQEALKKEQELLDRLKHLPDGKQKVKETKRMISLIRNFIGYREYPKYGMINRYFVYKQALLKEAEQLVQDSVIHEKEDIYYLTFEELHEVVRTNKLDYQIISKRKDEYKLYEKLTPPRVITSDGEIIVGEYKRENLPAEAIVGLPVSSGVIEGRARVILNMDDADLEDGDILVTSFTDPGWTPLFVSIKGLVTEVGGLMTHGAVIAREYGLPAVVGVENATKLIKDGQRIRVHGTEGYIEIL; this comes from the coding sequence ATGAGTTCTTTGGTTCTCGGTTTTCAGGAAATGAAAAAAACGCAGCTTTTGCTCGTTGGCGGAAAAGGGTTAAATTTAGGAGAATTATCAAAAATTGAAGGAATACAAGTACCAGAAGGATTTTGTGTTACAACAGTGGGATATCAAAAAGCCATCGAACAAAACGAAACGTATCATGCTTTGTTGGATCGACTAACAATGCTAAAAGTAGAGGATCGTGATCAAATTGGTGAAATCTGCAGGGAGATTCGACAAATTATTATGGGAGTAGAAATTCCTTCCGATGTTGTGAAAGCAGTTACTCACTATCTCTCTCAGTTTGGTGATGAACATGCTTATGCAGTACGTTCTAGTGCGACTGCTGAAGATTTACCACATGCCTCTTTTGCTGGTCAACAAGACACCTATTTAAATATCATCGGCAAAGAAGCAATCATGCAGCATATCAGCAAATGTTGGGCTTCCCTATTTACGGATCGCGCGGTAATCTACCGTATGCAAAATGGATTTGACCACAGTCAAGTTTATTTATCCGTTATCGTTCAAAGGATGATTTTCCCACAGGCTTCAGGGATTTTATTTACCGCTGATCCGATTACTTCTAACCGAAAGCTGCTATCAATCGATGCCAGTTATGGGCTTGGAGAAGCACTGGTCTCTGGCTTGGTAACTGCCGATTGTTATAAAGTACAGGAAGATGAAATCGTCGTTAAGATGATAGCAACCAAAAAATTGGCTATCTATGGACGAAAAGAAGGCGGAACAGAAGCGCGGCAGATTGATCCTGATCAGCAAAAGACTCAAACACTTACTGAACAACAAATATTACAACTGGCACGCATCGGAAGACAGATCGAAGCTTATTTTGGTTGCCCACAAGATATCGAATGGTGTTTGGTTGATGATACATTTTATATTGTCCAGAGCCGTCCAATCACTACTTTATACCCCATCCCTGAAGTGAATGATCAAGAAAATCACGTCTATGTATCTGTTGGTCATCAACAAATGATGACCGCCCCCTTGAAACCATTGGGAATGTCTTTATTCCAGTTAACATCTTTTGGACCTAGGTTTAAAGCTGGTGGAAGGTTATTTGTTGATATCACGCATAATCTGGCTTCATCTGTCAGCAGAAAAACGATAATAGATACATTGGGACAATCCGATCCGCTCATAAAAGACGCACTTATGACCATAATAGAGCGAGGAGATTTTATAAAATCGTTACCAAATGATAAAAAAGAACTGAGTCCCGGTAAAAGCAATAAAGGTATGTCGTCTGCGGGTTTTCAAGCACAAATCGAAAACGATCCGACAGTCATTTTCGATTTGATTAAGAGTAGTGAAACATCAATTAAAGAGTTAAAACAAAACATCCAAACGAAATCAGGATCAGATTTATTTGATTTTATTCTAGAAGATATCCAGCAATTAAAGAAGATTTTATTTGACCCACAAAGTTTGGGTGTGATTATGGCTGCTATGAATGCTTCAACATGGATCAATGAAAAAATGAACAAGTGGTTAGGTGAAAAAAACGTAGCAGACACGCTTTCTCTATCTGCACCAAACAATATTACTTCGGAAATGGGTCTGGCGCTATTGGATGTTGCAGATGTGATTCGTTCTTATCCAGAAGTAATTGAGTATTTACAACATGTAAAAGATGATAACTTTTTGGATGAACTGGTTAAGTTTGATGGTGGACAGGAAACCCAAGATGCTATCTATACTTATCTCAGCAAATACGGAATGCGATGTGCTGGAGAAATCGATATTACTAAAACTCGCTGGATTGAAAGACCAACTACACTTATCCCAATGATTCTCAGTAATATCAAAGACTTTGAGCCTAATGCTGGTAAGCGGAAATTTGAACAAGGGCTACAGGAAGCTTTGAAAAAAGAACAAGAGTTATTAGATCGATTGAAGCATTTACCGGACGGTAAACAAAAAGTAAAAGAGACAAAACGAATGATCAGCCTAATCCGGAATTTCATTGGTTATCGTGAATACCCAAAATACGGCATGATTAATCGCTACTTCGTTTATAAGCAGGCTTTACTGAAAGAAGCCGAACAACTTGTACAAGACAGCGTTATTCATGAAAAAGAAGATATATACTACCTGACTTTTGAAGAGCTTCACGAAGTCGTACGTACAAATAAACTAGATTACCAGATTATCAGTAAACGAAAAGATGAGTACAAATTATATGAAAAACTAACGCCCCCACGTGTTATCACGTCTGATGGTGAAATCATTGTAGGTGAGTACAAACGAGAAAATCTCCCAGCCGAAGCGATAGTAGGTCTACCTGTTTCTTCCGGAGTTATAGAGGGAAGAGCTCGTGTTATTTTAAACATGGATGATGCGGATTTAGAAGATGGAGATATATTGGTCACCTCCTTTACTGACCCTGGCTGGACACCGTTGTTTGTGTCTATAAAAGGTCTAGTCACTGAAGTTGGCGGACTGATGACTCATGGAGCAGTTATCGCACGTGAATATGGCTTACCAGCAGTTGTCGGGGTGGAGAATGCTACTAAACTGATAAAAGATGGGCAACGAATTCGCGTACATGGAACAGAAGGCTACATTGAGATATTGTAA
- a CDS encoding protein adenylyltransferase SelO → MTKKNETGWNIDNSYTHLPKSFFTEIPPTPVRSPELIKLNNSLAISLGFNPEKLTSEAEIAIFAGNAIPEGAHPLAQAYAGHQFGHFNMLGDGRALLIGEQITPSGERFDIQLKGSGPTPYSRRGDGRAALGPMLREYIISEAMYALGIPTTRSLAVVATGEPVYRETKLPGAILTRIASSHIRVGTFQYAAARGSNEDLKALADYTIKRHFPEIESHENPYVALLQEVIKRQASLIAKWQLVGFIHGVMNTDNITISGETIDYGPCAFMDNYDQGTVFSSIDVQGRYAYGNQPYMAAWDLARLAESLIPILHEDEEHALKIAQDEISKFSVQYENNWFLGMKKKLGLFNDEEQDKSLIEDLLKMMEKHSADYTNTFRALTVNTLEDAALFDSPEFKEWYERWQSRLERQEASKDNTYELMKNNNPVIIPRNHRVEEALEAAVKDGDYSVMEKLLQALSNPYTYSSEQADYCMPPAPTNRPYRTFCGT, encoded by the coding sequence ATGACGAAAAAAAACGAAACGGGTTGGAACATAGATAATAGCTATACCCACCTACCAAAATCATTTTTTACCGAAATCCCCCCAACTCCTGTACGTTCACCGGAGTTAATCAAACTAAATAATTCATTAGCAATATCCCTTGGCTTTAATCCGGAGAAACTAACAAGTGAAGCGGAAATTGCCATTTTCGCCGGTAACGCCATTCCAGAAGGAGCTCATCCACTAGCTCAAGCGTATGCTGGACACCAATTTGGTCATTTTAACATGTTAGGAGATGGTCGGGCGCTTTTAATTGGTGAACAAATCACTCCTTCAGGTGAACGTTTTGATATTCAGCTAAAAGGTTCTGGCCCAACTCCATACTCTCGCCGCGGTGATGGTCGCGCTGCACTTGGCCCGATGCTACGTGAATACATTATTAGCGAAGCAATGTACGCGCTTGGCATTCCTACTACTCGTAGTTTAGCTGTAGTCGCGACTGGCGAACCAGTATATCGTGAAACAAAGTTACCTGGGGCGATTTTAACTAGGATTGCAAGTAGTCATATACGCGTCGGCACATTTCAATACGCAGCAGCTCGCGGTTCAAACGAGGACCTTAAAGCTTTAGCTGACTATACGATAAAAAGGCATTTTCCAGAGATTGAATCTCACGAAAATCCATACGTTGCATTACTTCAAGAAGTTATTAAACGCCAAGCAAGCCTCATTGCAAAATGGCAGCTCGTCGGATTTATTCATGGCGTAATGAACACTGACAATATAACCATTAGTGGTGAAACAATCGATTATGGTCCGTGTGCTTTTATGGATAATTATGACCAAGGAACAGTATTTAGTTCTATTGATGTACAAGGTCGCTATGCATATGGAAATCAGCCGTATATGGCCGCATGGGATCTCGCACGATTAGCTGAATCTTTAATACCGATACTACACGAAGATGAAGAGCACGCACTAAAGATCGCTCAAGACGAAATTTCAAAATTCAGCGTGCAATATGAAAATAATTGGTTCCTCGGAATGAAAAAGAAATTAGGACTATTTAACGATGAAGAACAAGATAAATCACTTATTGAAGATCTCTTAAAAATGATGGAGAAACATAGTGCGGATTATACAAACACATTCCGTGCATTAACTGTCAATACATTAGAAGATGCAGCTTTATTTGACAGTCCAGAATTTAAAGAATGGTACGAACGTTGGCAATCTCGATTAGAAAGACAAGAAGCTTCAAAAGATAATACTTACGAGTTAATGAAAAATAATAACCCAGTAATCATCCCTCGGAACCACCGAGTAGAAGAAGCGTTAGAAGCAGCCGTTAAAGATGGAGACTATAGCGTAATGGAAAAACTACTTCAAGCTTTATCAAATCCTTATACGTATTCTTCGGAACAAGCGGATTATTGCATGCCGCCTGCACCAACTAATCGTCCTTATCGAACGTTTTGTGGGACGTGA